Proteins encoded within one genomic window of Alphaproteobacteria bacterium:
- a CDS encoding prolipoprotein diacylglyceryl transferase translates to MAIPFPNIHPVAFQIGPFPVRWYGIAYFLGFILCWRYGLYLSRRIQSDPRINVKPIDVEDFLIWSVIGVIVGGRLGYALFYQPSLFLSPLDLLSTWKGGMSFHGGFLGMVFALWGFSHIRKISMMQIADLASVTLPIGLFLGRLANFINQELYGKMTDVPWAVIFATGGNVPRHPSQLYEAGLEGICLFLIMAIGFFRFNLWKKPGTLTGLFICFYAIFRVIVECFREPDNHIGYIYDAFTLGQVYSIPMFLLGLGVLYYSHRSQTK, encoded by the coding sequence ATGGCTATCCCTTTTCCAAACATTCATCCCGTTGCCTTTCAGATTGGTCCTTTTCCTGTCAGATGGTATGGAATCGCTTATTTTCTAGGCTTTATTCTTTGCTGGCGTTATGGGCTCTATCTTAGCCGCCGCATTCAATCTGATCCACGCATTAACGTAAAACCGATTGACGTTGAAGATTTTCTGATCTGGTCGGTGATCGGCGTCATTGTTGGCGGGCGCCTTGGCTATGCGCTATTCTATCAACCAAGCCTCTTTCTCTCACCACTTGATCTCTTATCAACCTGGAAAGGCGGCATGTCCTTTCATGGCGGGTTCCTTGGCATGGTCTTTGCTTTGTGGGGCTTCTCACACATTCGCAAAATCTCCATGATGCAAATTGCTGATCTTGCTTCTGTCACGCTCCCAATTGGTCTTTTTCTTGGCAGACTTGCCAATTTCATCAATCAAGAACTCTATGGAAAAATGACAGATGTTCCTTGGGCTGTTATCTTTGCGACAGGCGGCAATGTACCGCGTCATCCAAGCCAGCTTTATGAAGCAGGTCTTGAAGGAATCTGCCTCTTTTTAATTATGGCCATTGGCTTTTTCAGATTCAATCTCTGGAAAAAACCTGGTACACTTACAGGGCTTTTCATCTGCTTCTATGCGATCTTCCGCGTGATTGTTGAATGTTTCAGAGAACCTGATAACCACATCGGCTATATCTATGATGCTTTCACCTTAGGACAAGTTTACTCAATCCCTATGTTTCTTTTGGGTCTTGGCGTTCTTTACTATAGTCATCGCTCTCAGACAAAATGA
- the rfaD gene encoding ADP-glyceromanno-heptose 6-epimerase has translation MIIITGASGFIGSNIFAAMLKKKAFEQVVLCDWLGHADKWKNVANHQFDDFVFPENLKEYLEENKENLKMIIHMGAVSDTTETDADYTLATNFHLSSQLWDFCADNEVRFIYASSAATYGDGSQGFNDLSIEGLRPLNPYGWSKHCFDQRVKKLTEYGIHHPKQWVGLKFFNVYGPNEYHKGGQRSVAHQLYEQIQKDGKVQLFKPDPALGAPRRDFIYVKDCVKVIEWFIDHPEESGIFNVGTGKARSFEDMAEACFKSLGKDPNIKHIDMPEHLVGKYQFHTEAAMGKLKKRGYAHKFYSLEEGIEDYYQNYLMTDNPYA, from the coding sequence ATGATTATTATCACCGGCGCCTCTGGCTTTATTGGGTCTAATATATTTGCTGCAATGCTCAAAAAGAAAGCATTTGAACAAGTCGTCTTGTGCGACTGGCTTGGCCATGCCGATAAGTGGAAAAACGTTGCCAATCATCAGTTTGATGACTTTGTCTTTCCTGAAAACTTAAAAGAATATCTTGAAGAAAACAAAGAAAACCTCAAGATGATCATTCACATGGGCGCTGTGTCAGACACAACTGAAACAGATGCAGACTATACGCTCGCAACAAATTTCCACCTCTCTTCACAGCTCTGGGATTTTTGCGCTGATAATGAAGTTCGTTTCATTTATGCCTCATCCGCTGCAACCTACGGCGATGGCAGCCAAGGCTTTAATGATCTCTCCATTGAAGGATTACGCCCTCTTAATCCCTATGGTTGGAGCAAGCATTGCTTTGACCAACGCGTCAAAAAACTTACAGAATATGGTATCCACCACCCAAAACAATGGGTTGGACTCAAGTTCTTTAACGTCTATGGACCAAATGAATATCACAAAGGTGGACAGCGCAGTGTTGCCCACCAACTTTATGAGCAAATTCAAAAAGATGGAAAAGTTCAGCTTTTTAAACCTGATCCTGCCTTGGGCGCTCCTAGACGAGACTTCATCTATGTCAAAGATTGCGTGAAGGTCATTGAATGGTTCATTGATCACCCTGAAGAAAGCGGCATTTTCAACGTAGGAACAGGTAAAGCGCGCTCTTTTGAAGACATGGCAGAGGCTTGTTTTAAATCCCTTGGCAAAGATCCAAATATCAAGCATATTGATATGCCAGAGCATTTGGTTGGCAAATATCAATTCCATACAGAAGCTGCAATGGGAAAGCTCAAAAAACGTGGTTACGCTCACAAATTCTATAGTCTTGAAGAAGGCATTGAAGATTATTATCAAAATTATCTGATGACAGACAACCCTTACGCATAA
- a CDS encoding accessory factor UbiK family protein produces MQTKHRIFDELAKLAMSGAGIASQVRQDSEGYFKKKCEEIFAKADFVTREEFDVLKEMLVQARLTETKLEERIEALEAQLKKHK; encoded by the coding sequence ATGCAAACAAAACATCGAATTTTTGATGAATTAGCGAAACTTGCCATGAGTGGTGCTGGAATTGCATCGCAAGTGCGCCAGGACAGTGAAGGTTATTTTAAGAAAAAATGTGAAGAGATATTTGCAAAAGCAGATTTTGTCACACGTGAAGAGTTTGATGTATTAAAAGAGATGCTCGTTCAGGCGCGATTGACAGAAACCAAGCTTGAGGAAAGAATTGAAGCGCTAGAAGCCCAGCTTAAAAAGCACAAATAA
- a CDS encoding YbjN domain-containing protein, translating to MGMKLDMDETFEKGNPIDSIHEFLDGLPGDRISPYDLLVEFQGEWGVYRFHYTWYEPSLYLGLVIAIDLSFAVQDHPGFYALLNEVNSKMNLGHLEYTKETLKLHMRYGVFLEYGILTVQHFELFTDLLLDECDRFYPVVDSFLNQNYSQVEAMNQAFLEVRGNA from the coding sequence ATGGGAATGAAATTAGATATGGATGAGACTTTTGAAAAAGGGAATCCGATTGATTCTATCCATGAGTTTTTAGATGGTCTGCCAGGCGATCGTATTTCTCCGTATGATTTGCTTGTTGAATTTCAGGGTGAATGGGGTGTTTATCGATTCCATTATACATGGTATGAACCAAGCCTTTATTTAGGGCTTGTGATAGCCATTGATTTATCCTTTGCAGTTCAGGATCATCCTGGCTTTTATGCTTTGCTCAATGAAGTTAACTCAAAGATGAATCTAGGTCATTTGGAATATACCAAAGAGACTTTAAAATTACATATGCGTTATGGTGTGTTTCTTGAATATGGAATATTGACAGTGCAACACTTTGAATTATTTACAGATTTGTTATTAGATGAGTGTGATAGGTTCTACCCTGTTGTTGATTCATTTCTGAATCAGAACTACTCGCAGGTCGAGGCGATGAACCAAGCCTTCCTTGAGGTTAGGGGCAACGCTTAG